A stretch of Cucumis sativus cultivar 9930 chromosome 2, Cucumber_9930_V3, whole genome shotgun sequence DNA encodes these proteins:
- the LOC101209126 gene encoding ATP-citrate synthase alpha chain protein 1 produces MARKKIREYDSKRLLKEHFKRISGRQLPIQSAQVTESTDFNELVEKEPWLSSSKLVVKPDMLFGKRGKSGLVALNLDLAQVAAFVKERLGKEVTMGGCKGPITTFIVEPFIPHKEEYYLNIVSERLGCSISFSECGGIEIEENWDKVKTIFIPTGVSLTSETCAELVATLPLEIKGEIEEFIKAVYTLFQDLDFTFLEMNPFALVDGKPYPLDMRGELDDTAAFKNFKKWGSIEFPMPFGRVMSPTESFIHGLDEKTSASLKFTVLNPKGRIWTMVAGGGASVIYADTVGDLGYASELGNYAEYSGAPNEEEVLQYARVVIDCATADPDGQKRALVIGGGIANFTDVAATFNGIIRALKEKESRLKAARMSIYVRRGGPNYQRGLAKMRAVGEELGVPIEVYGPEATMTGICKQAIECITAAA; encoded by the exons ATGGCTCGCAAGAAGATCAGAGAATACGACTCTAAGAGATTGTTGAAGGAGCACTTCAAACGGATCTCTGGTAGACAACTCCCCATCCAATCCGCTCAA GTCACTGAATCAACTGATTTCAATGAGCTTGTTGAGAAGGAACCTTGGCTTTCTTCATCAAAATTGGTCGTGAAGCCCGACATGTTGTTTGGAAAGCGTGGCAAAAGTGGTTTAGTCGCCTTAAATCTTGATCTGGCTCAGGTTGCTGCATTTGTGAAAGAGCGCCTTGGGAAAGAg GTAACAATGGGTGGATGTAAGGGACCTATCACCACATTTATTGTGGAGCCCTTCATACCGCACAAGGAAGAATACTATCTCAATATTGTCTCAGAGAGACTTGGGTGCAGTATTAGCTTCTCGGAGTGTGGAGGAATTGAAATCGAAGAGAATTGGGATAAG GTTAAAACCATATTTATCCCCACAGGAGTGTCCCTCACTTCAGAAACATGCGCCGAGCTGGTGGCAACCCTTCCTTTGGAG ATCAAAGGAGAAATCGAGGAGTTTATCAAGGCAGTTTATACCCTATTCCAAG ATCTGGACTTTACTTTCTTGGAAATGAATCCTTTTGCGCTTGTTGATGGGAAGCCCTATCCTTTGGATATGAGGGGTGAACTAGATGATACTGCTGCTTTCAAGAACTTCAAGAA GTGGGGAAGTATTGAATTTCCAATGCCATTTGGTAGGGTTATGAGTCCCACTGAGAGCTTTATCCATGGCCTAGATGAAAAG ACCAGCGCATCTTTGAAATTCACAGTTTTGAACCCCAAGGGACGTATTTGGACCATGGTGGCTGGAGGTGGTGCAAGTGTCATATACGCAGACACG GTTGGAGATCTTGGTTATGCCTCTGAGCTCGGAAACTATGCAGAATATAGTGGAGCGCCTAATGAGGAAGAGGTGTTGCAGTATGCCAGAGTTGTTATTGAT TGTGCAACTGCAGATCCCGATGGCCAAAAGAGAGCACTCGTGATTGGAGGAGGAATAGCGAACTTTACTGATGTAGCTGCTACATTTAATGGCATAATTCGGGCCTTGAAGGAGAAG GAATCAAGGCTAAAAGCGGCTAGGATGAGTATTTATGTGAGGAGAGGAGGCCCCAACTACCAGAGAGGGCTTGCTAAGATGAGGGCAGTTGGTGAAGAACTTGGTGTTCCCATTGAG GTCTATGGGCCAGAGGCAACCATGACGGGCATATGCAAGCAAGCAATTGAGTGCATAACTGCAGCTGCATAA